In the Crassostrea angulata isolate pt1a10 unplaced genomic scaffold, ASM2561291v2 HiC_scaffold_46, whole genome shotgun sequence genome, one interval contains:
- the LOC128168754 gene encoding uncharacterized protein LOC128168754, with amino-acid sequence MIRHRNLVALSRSVLCLLFYGEVSAFTGCQKSILTVRHVASCPTDAKSWGEAAKKLNCDSVTQNCALSLGLNTQKHRFQYHCLVNSHRNATVEVCALNRLILGFCAEFDITAAVVQENYNADCKTHNPPCPKFYDSAEAYKYQSCYELVRAQGKPRTQKLARDPAPKSYRLRSSSNSLIGSSLMLTLSTVILFLF; translated from the exons ATGATTCGCCATAGAAATCTGGTTGCTCTTTCACGGAGTGTTTTGTGTTTGCTGTTTTACGGAGAG GTTTCAGCGTTCACCGGATGCCAAAAATCAATTCTAACAGTGAGGCATGTGGCCAGTTGTCCTACAGACGCAAAGTCGTGGGGAGAGGCAgcgaaaaaattgaattgtgaCTCAGTAACACAAAACTGTGCATTGTCCTTGGGATTAAACACCCAAAAACACCGATTCCAATATCATTGTCTCGTGAATTCACATAGAAATGCAACCGTGGAAGTGTGCGCACTGAATCGCTTGATTCTTG GATTCTGTGCAGAATTTGATATAACCGCGGCAGTGGTACAAGAAAACTATAATGCAGACTGCAAAACACACAACCCACCATGCCCGAAATTTTACGACTCAGCGGAAGCTTACAAAT ACCAATCCTGTTATGAATTAGTACGTGCACAAGGAAAACCCCGAACTCAAAAGCTTGCTAGAGATCCTGCTCCTAAAAGTTACCGGCTTCGGTCTTCCTCGAATAG CTTGATTGGGAGTTCACTGATGCTGACACTTTCAACAGTCATCCTCTTCCTATTTTAA